One Ricinus communis isolate WT05 ecotype wild-type chromosome 1, ASM1957865v1, whole genome shotgun sequence DNA window includes the following coding sequences:
- the LOC8268789 gene encoding probable translation initiation factor eIF-2B subunit gamma isoform X2 — protein sequence MDFQVVVLAGGTSKKLVPLVSKEVPKALLPVANRPVLSYVLEQLELSNLKDLIVVVEGQEAALRVGGWISGAYVDRLHVEVAAVPEDVGTAGALRAIAHHLTAKDILVVSGDLVSDVPPGAVAAAHRRHDAVVTTMLCSAPVGGPAESGSSSAKDKIKKPRRYNIIGLDHSKQFLLHIATGAEVEKDILIQKNILRAVGQMEIRSDLMDAHMYAFKRSVLQEVLNEKDRFQSLKQDVLPYLVRSQLRSEVLLNGVPQAEENGNDKVIGEANHLSGYSFSAHNNIIHPSAQLGSKTTVGPHCMLGEGSQMGDKCSVKRSVIGRHCRIGSNVKVVNSVIMNHVTVGDGCSIQGSVICSNVQLQERVVLKDCQVGAGFVVTAGCEYKGESLARKEK from the exons ATGGATTTCCAAGTGGTAGTTTTAGCCGGTGGCACTTCGAAAAAGCTGGTTCCTTTAGTCTCTAAg GAAGTCCCAAAAGCCCTGCTTCCGGTGGCTAACCGGCCGGTTCTTTCTTATGTTTTGGAGCAATTGGAACTTAGTAATCTCAAGGATCTTATTGTG gtTGTTGAAGGGCAAGAGGCAGCTCTTCGTGTTGGTGGTTGGATATCAGGTGCTTATGTTGATCGCTTACATGTCGAG GTTGCTGCTGTTCCTGAGGATGTTGGAACCGCTGGTGCTCTTCGGGCCATTGCACACCATTTGACTGCCAAGGATATTCTG GTTGTGAGTGGTGATCTGGTTTCTGATGTTCCTCCTGGTGCGGTTGCAGCTGCTCATAGACGGCATGATGCAGTGGTAACTACTATGCTCTGCTCTGCTCCTGTTGGTGGACCTGCCGAGTCGGGGTCCTCTTCtgcaaaagataaaataaagaaaccaAGACGATACAACATCATTGGGCTTGACCATTCAAAGCAGTTTTTATTACATATTGCAACAG GAGCAGAAGTTGAGAAAGACATTCTGATTCAGAAGAATATTCTTCGTGCAGTTGGGCAG ATGGAAATACGATCTGATCTTATGGATGCTCATATGTATGCATTTAAGAG ATCTGTTCTGCAAGAAGTATTAAATGAGAAGGACAGATTTCAAAGCTTAAAACAGGATGTACTGCCTTATCTTGTCCGAAGTCAGCTG AGATCAGAGGTATTGTTGAATGGTGTACCACAAGcagaagaaaatggaaatgaCAAG gTTATAGGTGAGGCGAATCATCTCTCAGGCTATTCGTTTTCTGCTCATAACAACATAATCCATCCTTCAGCACAGCTTGGATCAAAAACTACA GTGGGGCCTCATTGTATGCTAGGAGAAGGTTCACAAATGGGCGACAAGTGTAGTGTGAAGCGGTCAGTTATTGGCCGTCACTGCCGGATAGGTTCCAATGTGAAG GTTGTTAATTCAGTTATCATGAACCATGTTACTGTTGGAGATGGCTGCTCAATTCAAGGCTCTGTCATTTGCAGCAATGTACAGCTCCAAGAGCGAGTTGTACTGAAAGACTGTCAG GTCGGGGCAGGTTTCGTGGTTACTGCAGGTTGCGAGTACAAGGGGGAGTCCTTGGctagaaaagagaaatga
- the LOC8268789 gene encoding translation initiation factor eIF-2B subunit gamma isoform X1: MDFQVVVLAGGTSKKLVPLVSKEVPKALLPVANRPVLSYVLEQLELSNLKDLIVVVEGQEAALRVGGWISGAYVDRLHVEVAAVPEDVGTAGALRAIAHHLTAKDILVVSGDLVSDVPPGAVAAAHRRHDAVVTTMLCSAPVGGPAESGSSSAKDKIKKPRRYNIIGLDHSKQFLLHIATGAEVEKDILIQKNILRAVGQMEIRSDLMDAHMYAFKRSVLQEVLNEKDRFQSLKQDVLPYLVRSQLRSEVLLNGVPQAEENGNDKVSSQNNQAMVSQILINASMPSFHEPYALGHHDSSTLRRTHKCCAYIASNSKYCARLNSIQAFSDINRDVIGEANHLSGYSFSAHNNIIHPSAQLGSKTTVGPHCMLGEGSQMGDKCSVKRSVIGRHCRIGSNVKVVNSVIMNHVTVGDGCSIQGSVICSNVQLQERVVLKDCQVGAGFVVTAGCEYKGESLARKEK; encoded by the exons ATGGATTTCCAAGTGGTAGTTTTAGCCGGTGGCACTTCGAAAAAGCTGGTTCCTTTAGTCTCTAAg GAAGTCCCAAAAGCCCTGCTTCCGGTGGCTAACCGGCCGGTTCTTTCTTATGTTTTGGAGCAATTGGAACTTAGTAATCTCAAGGATCTTATTGTG gtTGTTGAAGGGCAAGAGGCAGCTCTTCGTGTTGGTGGTTGGATATCAGGTGCTTATGTTGATCGCTTACATGTCGAG GTTGCTGCTGTTCCTGAGGATGTTGGAACCGCTGGTGCTCTTCGGGCCATTGCACACCATTTGACTGCCAAGGATATTCTG GTTGTGAGTGGTGATCTGGTTTCTGATGTTCCTCCTGGTGCGGTTGCAGCTGCTCATAGACGGCATGATGCAGTGGTAACTACTATGCTCTGCTCTGCTCCTGTTGGTGGACCTGCCGAGTCGGGGTCCTCTTCtgcaaaagataaaataaagaaaccaAGACGATACAACATCATTGGGCTTGACCATTCAAAGCAGTTTTTATTACATATTGCAACAG GAGCAGAAGTTGAGAAAGACATTCTGATTCAGAAGAATATTCTTCGTGCAGTTGGGCAG ATGGAAATACGATCTGATCTTATGGATGCTCATATGTATGCATTTAAGAG ATCTGTTCTGCAAGAAGTATTAAATGAGAAGGACAGATTTCAAAGCTTAAAACAGGATGTACTGCCTTATCTTGTCCGAAGTCAGCTG AGATCAGAGGTATTGTTGAATGGTGTACCACAAGcagaagaaaatggaaatgaCAAGGTTAGTTCCCAGAACAACCAAGCAATGGTATCTCAAATCCTGATCAATGCATCTATGCCGAGCTTTCATGAACCTTATGCATTGGGTCATCATGATTCTAGTACTCTCCGGAGAACTCATAAATGCTGTGCTTATATTGCAAGCAATAGCAAATACTGTGCTCGCTTAAATTCTATACAAGCATTCAGTGATATAAACCGAGAT gTTATAGGTGAGGCGAATCATCTCTCAGGCTATTCGTTTTCTGCTCATAACAACATAATCCATCCTTCAGCACAGCTTGGATCAAAAACTACA GTGGGGCCTCATTGTATGCTAGGAGAAGGTTCACAAATGGGCGACAAGTGTAGTGTGAAGCGGTCAGTTATTGGCCGTCACTGCCGGATAGGTTCCAATGTGAAG GTTGTTAATTCAGTTATCATGAACCATGTTACTGTTGGAGATGGCTGCTCAATTCAAGGCTCTGTCATTTGCAGCAATGTACAGCTCCAAGAGCGAGTTGTACTGAAAGACTGTCAG GTCGGGGCAGGTTTCGTGGTTACTGCAGGTTGCGAGTACAAGGGGGAGTCCTTGGctagaaaagagaaatga
- the LOC8268789 gene encoding translation initiation factor eIF-2B subunit gamma isoform X3 — translation MVAAVPEDVGTAGALRAIAHHLTAKDILVVSGDLVSDVPPGAVAAAHRRHDAVVTTMLCSAPVGGPAESGSSSAKDKIKKPRRYNIIGLDHSKQFLLHIATGAEVEKDILIQKNILRAVGQMEIRSDLMDAHMYAFKRSVLQEVLNEKDRFQSLKQDVLPYLVRSQLRSEVLLNGVPQAEENGNDKVSSQNNQAMVSQILINASMPSFHEPYALGHHDSSTLRRTHKCCAYIASNSKYCARLNSIQAFSDINRDVIGEANHLSGYSFSAHNNIIHPSAQLGSKTTVGPHCMLGEGSQMGDKCSVKRSVIGRHCRIGSNVKVVNSVIMNHVTVGDGCSIQGSVICSNVQLQERVVLKDCQVGAGFVVTAGCEYKGESLARKEK, via the exons ATG GTTGCTGCTGTTCCTGAGGATGTTGGAACCGCTGGTGCTCTTCGGGCCATTGCACACCATTTGACTGCCAAGGATATTCTG GTTGTGAGTGGTGATCTGGTTTCTGATGTTCCTCCTGGTGCGGTTGCAGCTGCTCATAGACGGCATGATGCAGTGGTAACTACTATGCTCTGCTCTGCTCCTGTTGGTGGACCTGCCGAGTCGGGGTCCTCTTCtgcaaaagataaaataaagaaaccaAGACGATACAACATCATTGGGCTTGACCATTCAAAGCAGTTTTTATTACATATTGCAACAG GAGCAGAAGTTGAGAAAGACATTCTGATTCAGAAGAATATTCTTCGTGCAGTTGGGCAG ATGGAAATACGATCTGATCTTATGGATGCTCATATGTATGCATTTAAGAG ATCTGTTCTGCAAGAAGTATTAAATGAGAAGGACAGATTTCAAAGCTTAAAACAGGATGTACTGCCTTATCTTGTCCGAAGTCAGCTG AGATCAGAGGTATTGTTGAATGGTGTACCACAAGcagaagaaaatggaaatgaCAAGGTTAGTTCCCAGAACAACCAAGCAATGGTATCTCAAATCCTGATCAATGCATCTATGCCGAGCTTTCATGAACCTTATGCATTGGGTCATCATGATTCTAGTACTCTCCGGAGAACTCATAAATGCTGTGCTTATATTGCAAGCAATAGCAAATACTGTGCTCGCTTAAATTCTATACAAGCATTCAGTGATATAAACCGAGAT gTTATAGGTGAGGCGAATCATCTCTCAGGCTATTCGTTTTCTGCTCATAACAACATAATCCATCCTTCAGCACAGCTTGGATCAAAAACTACA GTGGGGCCTCATTGTATGCTAGGAGAAGGTTCACAAATGGGCGACAAGTGTAGTGTGAAGCGGTCAGTTATTGGCCGTCACTGCCGGATAGGTTCCAATGTGAAG GTTGTTAATTCAGTTATCATGAACCATGTTACTGTTGGAGATGGCTGCTCAATTCAAGGCTCTGTCATTTGCAGCAATGTACAGCTCCAAGAGCGAGTTGTACTGAAAGACTGTCAG GTCGGGGCAGGTTTCGTGGTTACTGCAGGTTGCGAGTACAAGGGGGAGTCCTTGGctagaaaagagaaatga